A segment of the bacterium genome:
CGTCGCGACCGGCGATGTCGTGGACCGGGTGCGGACCGGGCACCGACCGCGCAGCATGGCCATCTCCGACGACGGGACGGCGCTGTACGTGGTCAACTACAGGTCCGACACGATGTACAAGATCGGCACCGGCGACCTCGCCGTCCTGCAGCAATTCGACACCGCACCCCGTCCCATCGGCATCACCTACGACCCACTCAACGAGGAGGTGTGGGTGGCGGCGTACTCCGGCGTGATCCACATCTTCGCCGAGACCGAGCCGGAGCCTGGCTGACGGGCCTGGCGCGCTCGAACCGGATCCCTCGCCCCGCCACCGTCACGGTTGCACCCTCGTGAGCGGTGGGTGCTCTCCAGGCGCCGTCGAGGCCTTTCGGGTTGGGGACTTGTCCGGCCTCTCCGCTAGCCTCGCAGCGATCTCGCGACAGAGGAGCATGCCGTGGCACGAATGCGCATGAACCAGGCCATCGCGGCCGCCATCGGGGATGAGATGCGGGAGAACCCCGATGTCGTCACCTTCGGGGAGGACGTGGCGGTCGCCGGCGGGCCCTTCAAGACGTCCGACGGGCTGCTCGAGGAGTTCGGCCCGCTGCGGGTCCGCGACACACCGATCGCCGAGATGGGGTTCATGGGGGCCGCCGTGGGCGCGGCTGCCACCGGGCTGCGGCCGGTCGCAGAGATCATGTTCGTGGAGTTCCTGGGCGTGGCGCTCGACCAGCTGGTCACCGAGGCGGCCAAGTTCAACTACCTCTCCGGCGGGACCGTCCGGGTGCCGATGGTGATGCGCGCCTCCGTCGGCGCCGGCCTGGGATTCGGCTGCCAGCACTCGCAGGTGATGGAGTCGTGGATGGTGGGGTCGCCGGGCCTGAAGATCGTCGTGCTCTCCGGGCCATCCAACGCCTACGGGCTCACCCGGGCGGCCATCCGGGACGACAATCCCGTCGCCGTCCTGGAGCCGCGCATCCTCTACGCCGTGCGCGGCGATGTGACGACGGGCGTTGAGGGGATCATCCCTCTGGGGCAGGCGGCGACGCTCGCGAGCGGTGACGACATCACACTGGTGTCGTGCGGCTCGACGGTGCGGACGTGCCTCCCTGCGGCAGCCGACGCCGACGGCTGGACGGCCGACGTGATCGACCTCCAGACCCTGCAGCCGTGGGACATCGAGGCGGTGCTGTCCTCGGTGGAGCGCACCGGCCGCCTCGCGGTCGTGGAGGAGTGCCCGTACTCGGGCGGCTGGGGTGCCGACATCGTCGCCAAGGTTGTCTCGGATTCCTTCGGCGATCTCAAGGCCCCGCCCGTGCGGATCACCGCACCGGACGTGCACGTGCCGTTCGGCAAGGAATTGGAGCAGCGCTACCTGCCGAGCGCCGAATACGTGGCGGGGCAGGTGGGCGAGTTGCTGGCGACCGGCGAAAGCCCGCCGCACTGGTGGGAGCGCGATGGGGCGCTCGTCTAGCACGCACGACCTCAGACGGACGGGAAGGGTGAACGCATGAGCAGTGAAGTACTCGCACGACGGGAGGCGGTACGAACCGACCGCGTGGCGCGTTACGAGCGGATGGTGGAGATCCGGGCGCTCGAGGACGCCGTGCGCGGACTGTTCGCCGAGGGGCTCGTGCATGGGACGACGCACACGTGCCAGGGCCAGGAGGCCGTCTCGGTCGGCGTGGCCTCGGCGCTGCGGCCCACCGATTCGGTGTGCTGCACCTACCGCGGTCACGGCATGGGAATGGCGCTCGGCCTGACGTCCCAGCAGGTCTGCGGCGAGATCATGGGCCGCGTCGTGGGCTCCATCGGCGGCGTGGGCGGCTCGATGCACCTGTGCGAGACCTCGATCGGCCTCTTACCGACAATGGCCATCGTCGGGGCGGGAGTTCCCGTGGCCGCCGGTGCCGCCCTCACGGCGCAGGTCCGCGGCACCGACGACGTGGCGGTGGCCGTGTTCGGCGACGGGGCCGCCAATATCGGCGCCTTCCACGAGGGCATCAACCTCGCGGCCATCTGGAAACTGCCGGCCATCTTCATCTGCGAGAACAACCAGTACGGCGAGTACAGCCCCATTGCGGCGACCACGCCGATCGCCAATATCGCCGACCGGGCGGTCTCCTACGGCATACCCGGTGAGGTGGTCGACGGGCAGGACGTGGACGCGGTCAACGCCGCCGTCGAGGCCGCCGCGGCGCGTGCTCGCGCCGGTGACGGTCCCAGCCTGCTGGAGATGAAGACGTACCGGTACGCCGGGCACTCCCGGTCCGACACCGCCCCTTACCGCCCGGACGGGGAGTTCGAGAAGTGGTACGAGCGGGACCCCATCAACACGTTCGGGGCTCGCCTGACCGCCGAGGGCCTGCTGGCGCCCGGCGACACCGACGCGATCGCCGCCCGGATCGCCGGCGAGGTGGACGCCGCGGTCGACGAGGTGAAAGGCGCGGCGGCGCCAGGCGTGGCGAGCATGTTCGAGAACGTGCTGGTCTGAGCGGGGAGGACCGACCATGCGCCAGATCGTGAAGCTGCCCAAGCTCGGCGACACCGCCAACGAGGTGCTCGTGCTGGAGTGGAACGTGGCCGTCGGCGACGCGGTGTCGGAG
Coding sequences within it:
- a CDS encoding alpha-ketoacid dehydrogenase subunit beta, giving the protein MRMNQAIAAAIGDEMRENPDVVTFGEDVAVAGGPFKTSDGLLEEFGPLRVRDTPIAEMGFMGAAVGAAATGLRPVAEIMFVEFLGVALDQLVTEAAKFNYLSGGTVRVPMVMRASVGAGLGFGCQHSQVMESWMVGSPGLKIVVLSGPSNAYGLTRAAIRDDNPVAVLEPRILYAVRGDVTTGVEGIIPLGQAATLASGDDITLVSCGSTVRTCLPAAADADGWTADVIDLQTLQPWDIEAVLSSVERTGRLAVVEECPYSGGWGADIVAKVVSDSFGDLKAPPVRITAPDVHVPFGKELEQRYLPSAEYVAGQVGELLATGESPPHWWERDGALV
- a CDS encoding thiamine pyrophosphate-dependent dehydrogenase E1 component subunit alpha → MSSEVLARREAVRTDRVARYERMVEIRALEDAVRGLFAEGLVHGTTHTCQGQEAVSVGVASALRPTDSVCCTYRGHGMGMALGLTSQQVCGEIMGRVVGSIGGVGGSMHLCETSIGLLPTMAIVGAGVPVAAGAALTAQVRGTDDVAVAVFGDGAANIGAFHEGINLAAIWKLPAIFICENNQYGEYSPIAATTPIANIADRAVSYGIPGEVVDGQDVDAVNAAVEAAAARARAGDGPSLLEMKTYRYAGHSRSDTAPYRPDGEFEKWYERDPINTFGARLTAEGLLAPGDTDAIAARIAGEVDAAVDEVKGAAAPGVASMFENVLV